DNA sequence from the Thunnus albacares chromosome 22, fThuAlb1.1, whole genome shotgun sequence genome:
CCACAGAGCTTGTCTTTTCATTCTTGTTGGCCCACGTTTGTTGAATTGAGCCATTTTTGGGGGCTGatattgtgtagtctgatcACATCTTAAGATGGTTATTCAGTCATTTGTTCATTGCTTCATTAAATTGTTTCCAGCTTGTTCTTCCGCCCGCCACAGCTGAAAACCATCTCTGCTTGCCGGCATTTCAGGTTCTCCAGTTTTTCTGCCAGGTGGTCGGAGGCGTCCACAGTGTCCTCAAAGTCCCGCAGCAGAACCCTGTTCCCCAGCAGTCCACGACGCTCCTTAAGCCTCAGGTTGTCCCTCTGCAGACCGCTGCGGGCCTGCTTGGTCCTGGTCAGGAGGTCCCTCTTTCTGGCCACCGTGGCCTCCACCTCAGCCAGCTGCTCTCGCTTGGCCTGGACCTCCATCTGACTCCAGTACAGCTTCTCCTTTATGTTCAACAGGAGctgacagaagaggagaaaacacaatactgacTCCATAATGTATTcactgaaaatcatattttgttaAGCAACTACAGAAATAACTTTGACACAACCTGTACCTGTGGATTTTTTCAACCTACCTCCAAGCTGCTGCTGATCTTTTTCTGCAGCTTTAATGATTCCTCCCTTTGCTTCTCAGAGTGTTTTTTCTGCTCCAGCCTCTCagcctgcagctgctcaaaCTGGAGCTGTAGAGGGTCCCTGGCGCGTTCTTCCCTATCACGGAGCTCTGCTTCCAGCCTGTGAATCCTGATCCTCAGCTTAATGTGCTTGAGGCGCAGCTTGATCAGCTCATCCTGCCGGAGCTGCTCTGCTGCCAGGGTTGACTCCACTTTAGCCTGAGCTGCTTGTTTACCCAGGCGTCTGCTTAGCATAGTCACAGCTACATCCTGCTTCAGAGCCATGAACACACACCATTCATTTTCCAcctgaagacaaaaacatgacagtATTTTCTATCCATCTGCacaataaaatgtcaatttctAGGTCCCACAGTGGTAGCATTTGCCAAAGATTATTTTTGAGCACACAATTGTTACATGTTCATACATCTGACAATAAATACCCCTGACCTTAAAGCTTTACCCTTGTGCATGAGTCAAAGATAACATCCTGCACATTCCCCaatgcacgcacgcacacacacactaaaaggGTACTTGTTAatggtttcatttattttctaatagggttacactggcttcctacatggtttaaaatgttacaacgccagatttttttctgattttaaaggaacatttttgTGGTTTCACTTTGGGCTTGTTTCTAAAGTGACTTCTAAAGCAGTGTCTATATGCATTCAGCATGCATGTCACATCCACCCAGCTTCCTGCGTGGCACCATGTGTGGACCCCTTGTACTTGACTTTCCCTGGAGAGAAAGGAGACCATTTAAAGGGAATCATTAAAGCATAAGCTACACACCTCACACCTCTTCCTCTATCCAGAGTCCATATTCCACAACTATCAGTGGTTGCTGGTGTAATTTGTTCCCCATTAAAGTGAATTGATGCAAGACATTTTCTAGTGAGCACTGCAGTGCAAAGAGCtcacagtatgtacagtatgtagtatgttGAACTTTATAGTATGATGTGTGTTGCAGTTACACATGTGCTGCCAGATGTCAATCGGACTACAAGTGTAAACTACACTTCACAAATCGTTGTCcaaatatttcatcttttttaataagtttattttttgttgttgtctgagACCTTTCTGCAGCTGTCTCACCACCACCTgcaattacttttttttgtcaattgcATAATGGTCCATGAACAACACACTCAAAGGTtaagtgttttttaatatataGTGACTATTTTTGAGTATACTTAATTTCGCCACTTACTGCAGCTGCCAATCATATGTTCtcaataaatatactgtagttatcCATGTCATTTTTTGATGTCTCTTTAGATTCCTTTATGACTTTTTCTTTGTGGCTTTATTCTCATTTCTGTCAGTTCTGCCAGTTTTTCTCACTTCTGTTAGTTAAACAGGTGGTTGTCGTTGCTCATCACTACCCAATTCTTCTACTATTCTTCCTTTATCCCCTCCTCagttttttacataaatatctTAAACAAACCTGTTTCTCCTGTCTCCTGTTTACTAGAAGAACCTGTTTACTGTTCTCAAGAAAACTCTATTAGCTTCCATAATAAATACTGTGCTATATTATTGTAAGTGTGACttttcattataaaaatgtaaatcaatATGTAGATGTATACAAATGTATTTCAGCCAGGCAACTGCCAACTTATTTTTAATTACaagaaatatgacaatatgtATGTAAGAGGACAGAAAATATGTCATATGTAGCAGCAGTAATATGAAACAGTGCACAGCCTCAGATCCTCAGGCGGGGTTCATCTGTTCCTAAATCCTGGTTCAAGACTACAGGTGACCAGGCTTATATTAATGCACTTTCCAACATTTTCAAATTGGAAAGATCCACTTCTTAATGCATATTTTTAGAACAATGTAGAAAACCTGCAGGCCCTTACAATAACAAATCTAACCACAACTTCACCAGACCAACCTTGTCCAGCCTCTCTTGGCTCTGTAGCCTCAGCTCCTCAGCCTGCTGCTGGGCTGTCTCTGAGTCTGTGGTGAGCTGCTGCTTCAGATCAGTCAGGATGTTAATATACTTCTCATACTCCTGCACCTGCTCTGACACCAGCATCTCCCTCTCCAGCTGGGCATCATCCCCGGCCTTCTTGCGGAAGTACTCTGCCAGCTTCATCTGCAGCTGGCTGCTGTGTTGGCTGGCTTTATCTCTCTCCTCATGCAGCTCCTGCAGGCATTCTTCATAGCTGATGTCTTCTTTGtctgcaggagcagcagtggATTCATCTTCTTtagcctcctcttcctcctcctgtgcagGTCTGGTGGTCTCTCTCTCCTGGGTCTCAAGATGCAGTCTGGGAGGTTCGTCATCATCATTGCTGATGATCTCAAAAACAACGCTCTCTTCATAGGACAGTGGCAGTTCACTGACTTCATTCATCTTCACATCCAAGTCTCCATCTGTGGGGTCGTTGTCGACAGCAGGGAGGTCATGTCCACTGTATTCTTCTGGCTCAGAGGTGAATGCTTCTTCAACAGGAAGCTCTTCAGCGGCTTTCATGCTTTCAGAGTTTTCTTCATTATGATCTGATGTCACCACCTCAGCTGGAACATCTTCTTTTACATGTCCAGCTGCAGGAATAGGAGAATTGTCCTCCTCATTGGTAGGATTTGCTGATACCACCCCCTCTGTGTCATTCTTCACCTCATTTTCTTCATGTTCTGGCACTCCTTCcattttttaatagaaaaaaataccCTAAAGTATTATTCAATTTGTCTATAAGGCTCGTGCACTTCTGtagtcaatgaaaactgttcgTTTTGTTTCGGTTGTCGTGGAAACTGGGCTCGGGAGCCAATCACAGGCGCCCTGACCTCTTTACTCATTAATATTAACAAGCAGGATGTGAGTAGCTCGCTGTGCGCAGGCGCGCAGTTCTGCCTCCAACAACAAGAAGCAGGAGCCAGGCAACATGGCCGACCTGGGGAAGAAGTACTGCGTTAACTGCCTTGCAGATGTTACAAACCTACGGCTTCGCTGCACCGACTGCCCCGATATCGAGTTGTGTCCGGAGTGCTTCTCGGCGGGCGCAGAGATCGGAAACCACCGGAGATGGCACGGCTACCAGCAGGTCGACGGCGGCCGGTTCTCTCTCTGGGGTCCCGAGGCAGAGGGAGGATGGACCAGCAG
Encoded proteins:
- the ccdc96 gene encoding coiled-coil domain-containing protein 96, whose amino-acid sequence is MEGVPEHEENEVKNDTEGVVSANPTNEEDNSPIPAAGHVKEDVPAEVVTSDHNEENSESMKAAEELPVEEAFTSEPEEYSGHDLPAVDNDPTDGDLDVKMNEVSELPLSYEESVVFEIISNDDDEPPRLHLETQERETTRPAQEEEEEAKEDESTAAPADKEDISYEECLQELHEERDKASQHSSQLQMKLAEYFRKKAGDDAQLEREMLVSEQVQEYEKYINILTDLKQQLTTDSETAQQQAEELRLQSQERLDKVENEWCVFMALKQDVAVTMLSRRLGKQAAQAKVESTLAAEQLRQDELIKLRLKHIKLRIRIHRLEAELRDREERARDPLQLQFEQLQAERLEQKKHSEKQREESLKLQKKISSSLELLLNIKEKLYWSQMEVQAKREQLAEVEATVARKRDLLTRTKQARSGLQRDNLRLKERRGLLGNRVLLRDFEDTVDASDHLAEKLENLKCRQAEMVFSCGGRKNKLETI